The genomic DNA AGAAAAAAAGAATGAATCGGATGCTAATACTTCTAGCTGCAGTAGCGTTATTGGTGAGCGGGAGCATGTTTATGGTTGTTCAATATCCGGCAGTAACGATTGGACTGACAGTGATTGTCACCATACTGTTTTTGCTATTTACATTACGAAAATCCGTTGCTGAAACAGCTATCATGCCTTTCATTTACATATTAACGGCATTTATGTTGCTCGCTATGTCATTAAAAATTTGGTTCGTATTTTTTGAAGGACAGACGATGTTACTTATTGGCTTGCTGATTGTGAACTGTGCATTGTGGTTATTTGCAGGACGTCTGCTCAAATTGCTCTATTTCACGATATCAGGTGCTGCAGGGTTATTGCTAATTATCGGTTTTCTATTCATCTCTTTCTAAGTTTGTAGTTTTTGCTGTGAAAATGTGAGACATATCTGTATAATCGATGTGTAAGCGTTTACAACGAAGGGGATGAGGATGTTGAATTTCGATCTAACAGAAGAACAGCAAATGATTAAAAAAATGATTCGGGAATTTGCAGATGAAGTGGTTGCACCTGGGGCGATTGAGCGTGATCGAACAAAAGAATTTCCTGTGGAAGTTTTTAAGCAACTAGCGGATATGGGTATGATGGGGCTACCTTTTTCCGAAGAATATGGGGGCGGGGGAGCCGATACCATTAGCTTTGCCATTGTGACCGAGGAATTGAGCCGCGCATGTGCGTCGACTGGTATTACTTATTCGGCACATATCTCATTAGGAGGAGCACCGCTCAATTTATTTGGCACGGAGGAGCAAAAGCAGCGTTATTTGACGCCAATTTGTACAGGAGAGTCCTTTGGTGCGTTTGGTCTGACAGAACCGAATGCTGGATCGGATGCGGGGGGGACGCAGACGACAGCGAAAGAAGATGGAGAGGATTTTGTCATCAACGGTTCAAAGGTTTACATTACTAATGCTAGTTATGCCAAACATCTTGCACTTACGGCAATCACCGGCAATGAAAACGGTAAAAAAGAAATTAGCGCAATCATTGTACCGACAGATGCGAAAGGTTTCACGGTTATTGATAATTACGAAAAAATGGGTCTCAACGCCTCTAACACAACAGAACTTGTGCTTGAAAATGTAAGGGTGCCACAAGAAAACCTATTAGGCAAGCGAGGCAATGGATTCCGACAGTTTCTCGTGACACTTGATGGGGGGCGTATCGGCATTGGTGCAATGGCTGTCGGCATTGCGCAGGCTGCATTTGATCGTGCGCTTCGTTATTCAAAAGAACGGAAACAATTTGGGAAAGCATTGTCCGAGTTTCAAATTACACAATTCAAATTAGCCGATATGGCGATGAAAATAGAATTGGCACGTAATATGGTGCATAAAGCGGCCTGGTTGAAAGATCAAGGACGTACTTTTTCAAAAGAAGCATCGATGTGTAAGCTGTACGCTTCAGAAATTGCGATGGAGGTAGCCAATGAAGCCATTCAAATTCATGGAGGTTACGGCTATATGAAAGAATATGAAGTTGAACGTTATATGCGTGATGCAAAGCTTCTTGAAATAGGGGAAGGGACTTCAGAAGTCCAGCGCATGGTCATCGCTAGACTGATTGGTTGCTAATAATGCGTTAAAGTAGGATTATAGAGAAAAATTATGTCGAATTTGTCACAAAGAATGAAAAGTATATGGATAACTCTTTCAGTTTTCAATAGGATACAGTACAATAATAAATGTGCACTGTATTTATTACAGAATAGATTATAAATTGAAGGAGGGTAACTCAATTGGGTAAAAATCCTGTAGTACCTTATCTTCTGATTTTCGCGCTTGGTATTGGACTTATTTTCTTCATGTCCCTCTATGGACTTGATCAGAAAAAGGAAATCGCAAGTCAGAATGATGATGGGAAAACTGAAGAAACAACAGATTCAGCTGAATTTGATGCTGAAGCGGTTGCTCAAGGTAAATGTATCGGCTGTCACGGTGGTGACCTTTCAGGCGGAATGGGACCTGGTTTAGTAGGAACTAGCTTATCGAAAGATGACATTAAAGCAATTGTCAAAGACGGTAAAGGGACTATGCCAGCACAAGGTATCACAGATGATGCTGAACTAGATGCAATGGCAGACTACATCCTATCGCTTAAATAATTCATAATGTGTAAAGAGCTGTCAGTCAGCAGATGTATTCTGTTGACTGACAGCTCTTTCTATTTGCCTTTGTTTAGCGGATAGAAGATGCAAAGCGTATCGATATCTTATACAATACTAGTAAGAAAAGTACAAGTAACCCGTTTAAAGAGGCTGGCATGGAGTCTATGCTGATTGGGCGTCTTGTGCTTGGAAGTTGGATGTAATGAAAGGTGGAAGTTACTTGAATACGGAACGATTATCAAATAGGCTTGCAGCTGTCGCAGCTTTTGTCGAAAAAGGGGCAATTGTTGCAGACATCGGCAGTGATCATGCCTACTTACCTTGTTTTCTCATTCATACAGGGCAAGTGCAACATGCAGTTGCGGGAGAGGTAGCGAAAGGGCCGTATGACTCGGCTGTTAGGAATGTGCGACGCGAAGGGCTTGCGGATGCGGTAACCGTTCGACTAGCGGATGGCTTGCTGGCGATTGAAGAAAGCGATGCTGTCGATACAGTAACCATTGCAGGAATGGGTGGTCCACTGATTGCGACGATTTTGGAAAATGGGAAGCAGCGTTTAACACATGTCAAACGCATTATTACACAGCCTAATATTCACGCAAAAGCGATACGTGAATGGGCGGTTCACAATGATTGGAAAATTACAGATGAACAAATATTGCAGGAAGACGGCAAAATTTATGAGATTATTGTCCTAGAAAAAGGGCAGGCAACGTATGATGATGTCGAATTGCTTGTAGGACCGTTGCTCAGTACGGAGAAATCGGCAGTGTTTCTTGAAAAATGGGAAAGGGAATTATCCGAATGGCATCGTGTGCTTGATTCGCTTGAAAAGGCAGAGAAAACGGAGGCAATTCGCATAAAATCTGAGCAGCTGAAAGAGCAAATCAATTTGGTCGGAAAGGTGTTGGCGATATGAAAAAAGTGAATGGGCACGAGATTATTACGCTTTTTGAACAATGGTCACCGAAGCGCTTTGCGATGGAAGGGGATCCAGTTGGTCTACATATTGGGCAGCTAAACAGAGCGGTTGAAAATGTATTGGTCACATTGGATGTCAATGAGGAAGTAATTGATGAAGCAATCCGGAAAGGCGCTACACTGGTCCTTGCGCATCATCCACCTATTTTTAGGCCGTTGAAAGGGATTGCGACGGACACACCACAAGGAAGAATGATTGAAAAGTGCATAAAAAAAGATATTGCTGTTTACGCAGCTCATACGAATCTTGATGTTGCACGGGGTGGCGTGAATGATATGCTGGCAGCGAAATTAGGTCTCGTTGATACAGAAATTCTTGAATCTACTTATTCTGAACCGCTTTATAAGCTAAGCATCTTCAGCCCAGTGACACATGCAGAGGCGATACGACAGGCATTAGTGCAAGCGGGTGCGGGGGCGATTGGTGAGTACACGGGCTGCAGTTTTAGCTCAGTAGGAACCGGACGTTTTACACCAGGAGCAGATGCAAATCCCTATATTGGTGAAAGTGGAACGGGGGAAGTTGTTGAGGAAGAGAAAATCGAAGTCGTTCTCCCAGGTTCACTTCGCAATCAAGTGCTGAAGGCCATGTTGGCTAGCCATCCATATGAAGAGCCTGCATATGATGTGGTACTGCTCGACCAGCAGGCTGATGAATATGGATTAGGTCGTGTTGGCAAACTCGCTGAAAAAACGACGCTCACTGCATTTGCCGCATATGTGAAAAATGTGTTTGGTGTTCCAGCGCTTCGCTTTGTCGGTCATCCTGATACGCCAATTCGAAAAGTAGCTGTGCTCGGTGGGGACGGCAATAAATATATTGGAGCTGCTAAGAGACGTGGGGCAGACGTGCTTGTAACAGGCGATTTATACTATCATGTTGCCCATGATGCACAAGCGATGGGACTTGCTGTCATCGACCCGGGGCATAATATTGAAAAAGTGATGATTCATGGGGTGGCAGAATATATGCAAGGAGCTTGTACGCGGGCAGGATATGATGTGACGTTTCTTGAATCAGAAATCATTACGGAACCATTTACGTTTATCTGAATTCAGCAGAAAAACCTTGCTTCCATTAGTGCGTAATTGATATGAATAACTATGCTAAAAACCGGTCACTTCACGTTTGAAGGACCGGTTTTTGTTAGTGCTATTTTTATGACGTAGTATATGGTTCAATGCGTTCGACAGGCGTCGGATTTTTAATTTTAGGTAAGATTTTTTCAAGCTGGAATTTACGCTCAGGAAGATGTGTAGTAGCATCTTCGGGATCGAACTTTTCAAGAAACGCGATGACTTCACGAACGATTAATGTCGGTGTCGATGCGCCCGCAGTAACAGAAACCGTATTGACACCTTCTAGCCATTTGACGTCTAGCTCAGAGACGTCTGAAATGCGGTAGGAAGGAGTATCTGCAATTTCAACAGAAACCTGTGTTAGTCGATTGGAGTTGTTACTCTTCGGATCCCCTACAACGATGAGCAGATCAGATTGGCCTGCTTGCTCTGCCACTGCTTCTTGTCTGACTTGTGTTGCGAGACAAATTTCTTTATGGACTTCGATATGCGGATACTTCAATTTGAGTGCGTCCATAATATGAACAACATCCCATTGACTCATCGTCGTTTGGTTTGTGACGAGCAATTTGTCGTTTTGAATGGTTAAATTTTCAACATCTTCAATTGTTTCAATGAGATGGACCGCAGTTGGTGCCACGCCGATTGCACCTTCAGGCTCTGGATGATATTTTTTACCGATGTAAATGATGTCATAGCCTTCGGAAGTCTTTTCCTCAATCAAATCATGGGTAACCGTTACATCTGGGCAAGTCGCATCGATGGACACAAGCCCTTTTCTTTTGGCGAGTTCGCGAACTTCGGGAGATACACCGTGAGCCGTGAAAATCACTGTGCCCGTATCGACCTTTTCCAAAATTTCGAGACGATTTTTTCCATCCAGTGTGATGATGCCATCTTCTTCAAATGCATCTGTTACATGTTTGTTATGGACAATCATTCCTAATATATAAATGGGCCTCGGCAACGTTTTGTCGAGTGCCGCATTTCTTGCGATGATCATTGCATCGACAACCCCATAGCAATATCCTCTAGGGGAAATCTTCAATACTTTCATGCATTACCACTCCTCAAATAGAGATATACATCCTATTATAGCGGAGTCATGCGACTGATTCAAAAATTATAGATTGGGTGGCTGGAAGATACGTGGAATGGAACTGCCGAGCGATGCGCTTTGGGCCACAGTTGAGGCTCCGGTACTGGCAGCTCCTGCTGCGGCAGCCCCAGCCCCAGCTGCGGGAAGGGATTGGAATCCTTTATAAAGTCTCCACATGGCGGGTAAGTTCTGGACCATAGGTGCAAATTGCTGAACGATTGGCGCGAATTGTTGCGCCGTATTCATGAACTGATTGGCGGTTTGCATATAAGCTTCTAAGCGTGATGGCGATTGTTGCATACCCTGTCCGGGCATTTGATTGGAAGCTGGCTCATTCATCATCGGACCGTTTGGGAAGGGGTTTGCTTGCCCTTGCCCCATTTGAGGAGGTGGTGCGAAGCTCATTTGTTGTCCCATAGGAAGGGGCTGCGCTTGTTGTCCAGCGAATGGATAAAAGGTTTGATACCTCATAATGATCTCCTTTCAATAAAATCAGAATGAACTGTCACATTGTATACTATGCAAAAATCACATACGGCGGCACAGAATCGTGGTACAATAGAGGTACGATTAGGAGGAACACCAAATGTCTAAATATACTGATTATCAATTCAAACCATTTCTTCGCGAAGCAATCGGGAGGCTTGGCTTTGAAAATCCAACACCGATTCAAAAAGAAATGATTCCGCTCATTTTAAAGGGGACGAATGCAATTGGGCAGGCGCATACAGGAACGGGGAAATCACATAGCTTTCTCATTCCTGTCTTAGAACGGATAGATGCAGCAGTCGATGAGTTGCAAGCGGTTATTACAGCACCAACAAGAGAACTGGCAACTCAGCTCTTCAACGAACTGACGAAGATGATTGAGGGGACGGAAATACGTGCTTCTTTACTAATTGGAGGGACGGACAAGCAACGATCTATCGGAAAACTAAAATCTAATCCGCAAATCGTTGTCGGGACACCAGGACGTATTAGTGATATGGCTGAAAACGGAGCGCTTGCGATTCATACAGCTTCTATTTTAGTGATTGATGAGGCAGATCTTGCATTCGACATGGGCTTCATTGAAGATATCGATAAATTCGCATCAAAAATGCCAACAGGGCTTGAAATGTATGTATTTTCAGCTACGATCCCGGAAAAACTGAAACCGTTCTTAACCAAATATATGGAATCGCCTGTTCACGTAAAAATTGGTGAACGGAAGCCGCTAACGGAAGGCATGCATTATGCACTTGTACCCGTGCGCAGTATGAACAAAAAGAAAAAGTTGTTGCATGTCATGGAAGCCATCAATCCTTACTTGGCGATTATTTTTACAAATACGCGTCAAAATGCAGACAATCTTGCGGATTATCTAGCGGAAAATGGCATTAAAGCCGGCAGAATTCATGGTGATTTAACACCACGTGAACGAACGCGGATGATGAAACAAGTGCGCGATCTCGAATTCCAATATATCGTCGCAACAGATCTTGCAGCACGCGGGATTGATATTCCGGGTGTGAGCCATGTTATTAACTTCGAATTGCCGGAGGATCTTGAATTTTTCATTCACCGAGTGGGACGTACTGCACGTGCAGGGCTGGAAGGAACAGCTATTACACTGTATGAGCCATCTGAAGATGATAAAATCGTGCGAATTGAAAAGCTAGGCATTCCATTTGTCCATGAAGACGTGAAAAATGGCGAATGGACTGAAGTAAAAGAGCGCCATTCGAGAAAAAATCGTGTCAAAGAAGAAGATGACATTGATCGGAAAGCGACTTCGTTTGTGCGGAAACCAGCGAAAGTGAAACCAGGCTACAAAAAGAAAATGGCGCAAGAAGTAGAACGCTTTAAAAAGCGTGAAAGGAGATTGAATCGTAAAAAATGACAAATGACCAACCATTATTGCTCGGTTCTCACGTTTCGATGAGTGGTAGCAAAATGTTGCTAGGTTCAAGTGAGGAAGCGGCTAGTTACGGAGCAACAACCTTTATGATTTATACAGGCGCACCTCAGAACACGCGGAGGAAGCCGATTGAAGAGTTGAATATCGCAGCAGGCCAACTGCATATGGAGGAACACGGACAATCCAATATTGTTGTCCATGCCCCTTATATCATCAACATTGCAAATACAACCAAGCCGGAAACATTTGAATTAGGCGTGAACTTTTTGCAAAAGGAAATTGAGCGAACAGCTGCGCTAGGCGTCAACCAAATTGTCCTTCACCCTGGTGCACATGTTGGTGCAGGTGCTGATAAAGGTATTGCTAAAATTATCGAAGGGCTTAACGAAGTTCTTTCCCAAGACTATCCTGTGCGCATTGCACTTGAAACGATGGCTGGAAAAGGGACTGAATGTGGTCGGAATTTCGAAGAGATTGCGGCAATTATTGATGGTGTTACACATAACGAACGCTTGTCAGTGTGTTTTGATACTTGTCACGTTCATGACGCCGGCTATGACATTGTAGGTGATTTCGAGGGCGTGCTTAAAGAGTTTGACAGCATTGTCGGATTGGATAGAATTTCTGTTATTCACGTCAATGATAGTAAAAATGAACGGGGCGCTAAGAAAGACCGCCATGAGAATATTGGATTCGGCCATATTGGCTTTGAACCATTATCCTATATTGTCCATCTTGACAAGTTCCAGTCCATTCCTAAAATTCTTGAAACACCTTTTGTAGGTGCTGATCCGAAAAATAAATTGGCTCCTTATCAAATTGAAATCGACATGTTGAAAGCGAAATCATTCCAACCAGCTAAAATTGACCAGCTGCGAGGCTGATAATAAGGAAGCCCATCTGCAATTGTTCACGCTAATTGCAGATGGGTTTTTACTTTGTTTAATCATTTCGTCGCATCCATGTATTTCTGAAATAATTGTTCGGTTTTTTTTCTACCAATTACTCCACGAACTTTATTGATGAATGTTTCGGGAACCCCAGTGAAAAGCCAATGGAATGAAATGTCGTCAAGCAACGGGCGCAACGCCCTGATTTCGGCGATCGAAAGATCTACACCATACTGCGCGGCAATCACTCTTACCTCACGATCACTTTTCACTTTTACTTCATTTAATAACTGTGCGTAGTCCATTCCACATTCCTTCTTTCTTAAAAGGTTGTTTTCCTTCGCCTCTTCGTTTATACTTTTACAAGTAAATCGGAATGATTCCTGTTATCTTTTTTGCAGGGATGAGGAAAGGAAATTCAAATGACAAACACGATTATTCAATTGGACGATGTCAGTTTCAGTTATGAACAATCCCTCGCCCTTGATCATATTTCTTTGCAAGTTAGAGAAGGGGAGTTTTGGGCGTTAATAGGTCCAAATGGTTCGGGAAAATCGACGCTACTGAACATCATTTTAGGACTACTGACACCAACGAGTGGTACCGTTAAATTATTTGGTACAGAGATGGCATCTTTCAAACAACGCGAACGGATTGGTTATGTTTCACAGAAATCCAATTCGTTTAACTCGGGCTTTCCAGCAACAGTACTTGAAGTTGTGCGAAGTGGCTTAACTCGAACGGTTGGATTATTTAAAAGCTTTTCTAAACAAGATGAACAACGCGCATTGGAAGCACTTAAAATTGTTGGCATGGATCGTTTTGCCAAGCAAAATATTGGTGAACTATCAGGTGGCCAGCAGCAGCGAGTGTTCATAGCGCGAGCATTAGCAGGTAAACCAGAGCTACTCATTATGGATGAGCCGACAGTCGGGATCGATCAGCAAAATGTTGAATCGTTCTATTCTATGCTCAATACGTTAAATCGTGAGCATGGCATCGCAATTGTTATCGTCACACATGAGATTGACTTAGTGACGGATCTTGCGACACATGTGGCGTGCTTGAATCGGACCATCCATTTTCATGGTGTTCAATCTGCCTATAAAAATATGGGGGATGAAGAAGTTTCAAAATGGTACGGGCATCCTGTACGACGCGTTCACCAGCAGGCGAAAGAGGTGGAACAATGATTAGCGCTATATTATCGTATGAATTTTTGCAAAATGCTTTTCTTTCAGGACTAATCATTGGGGTCATTGCGCCTTTACTTGGTTTGTTTATCGTCGTCAGAAGGCTAGCGCTTATTGCGGATGCACTTAGTCATGTGGCATTAGCGGGTATTGCAGGAAGCCTTTATTTGAGCCAGCAAGTGTTCTTTTTCGCGGCCTTGAATCCTGTTTACTTAGGCATCGCTTCCGCAGTTGGTGGTTCACTGTTGATTGAGAAGTTGAGAGGGGCTTATCGGCATTATGAAGAGCTGGCAATTCCAGTTATCTTGTCGGCGGGTATCGGTATTGGAGCTATTTTTATATCGTTATCGAAAGGGTTTGGCTCAGACTTAATCGGCTACTTGTTTGGCTCTGTATCTGCGGTAAGTCGACAGGATCTCATTATTGTCAGCGTTATTGCACTTATTGTTATTCTATTTATTCGTTTATTGTATAAAGAGTTGTTTACGTTGTCCTTCGATTCAGAATATGCGAAAGTATCGGGGGTAAATGCCCGTTATATTCAGATGGCATTTATGATTATTACGGCGCTCGTGATAGGGGCTTCTATGCGCATTGTCGGGATTTTGCTTGTATCTTCGCTAATGACAATCCCGGTTGCGGCGGCTATGCAATTAGCAAAAAGCTTCCGAGGAGCTATGATCTATTCCATTATTTTTGGTGAAGTGTCGGTGGTTATTGGCCTTGTATCTGCTTTCTATTTAGACATTGCACCGGGTGGAACGATTGTCGTGACGTCGATTATTATTTTACTGCTCGTTCTCGCTTGGAAAAAACTACGGGGTGGTCATAACGCCCAAGTTGTGAAGGAGGGAATTGTATGACACTAGATGAAGCATGGCGCATACTGCAGGACAATCAATTTAAACGCACAAAAAATCGGGAGACGATTTTACATTTTTTTTCGAAAAATGACCGCTATTTGACCGCTTTAGAGGTCAGAAACTTTATGGAAGATGACAATCCGGGTATTAGTTTTGATACGATTTACCGCAATTTGTCGACTTTTTCGGAACTGGGGATTCTGGAAGAAACGGATTTAAACGGAGAACGGCATTTTCGGATGCAATGTGAGCCCGGTGTCCACCACCATCACTTCATCTGTACAGCTTGTGGCAAGACGCGCAGTATTCCGCATTGCCCAATGGAGATGATTACCGTGAACTTGCAAGACTATGAAGTAGAAGGACATAAATTCGAAATCTACGGCAAGTGTCCTAGATGTGTAGCGAATTAAGAACAGTGCAAGCCCCTAGATACTGTTCTATGTGGAATTTTCTTTTTCGTTAAAAAAGACGATGTGCATCCCTATAATCAGGTTGCACATCGTCTTTTTATTTTACAGGTTCTTCAACTGGAAAAAGTTTTTTGATCCAATTGTTCGCTTCCTGCCAATCATTGACTCGAATAACGCCTTCAGGAATCGGCTCCCGATTATATGGGGTATCGAATAGAATAACGGGAATATTAAGCTCTTCGTGGATTTCCACGGCATTATCATGTTTGTCCTCGAAGAAGGCATGGACACCAAACTTTTTCGCCGTTTCAATTTTGTGATGACTACCAACGAGTTCGATATGATCGAAAGGAATGTCTTCCCGTTTAAACCAATCACGTGTGACATCGTACACTTGTTGACCACGCGCGGAAATATAATACAGTTCGAATTGTTTTTTCCAATCATCTAGCACTTTTTTAGCAAAGGCTTGGGTAGGGGAAGTACCGTAAATATGCGCTTCCGCTCCCATATACCATTGCCAAAAGACTTCTTTATCTACTGGGAATGCTTTAGTCAAGTCGTATTCTGTAATGTCTTCTAGCACAAGATTGCATCCAAATTGCTGATTAATATGCGGCAACAGGGAAGTGGGGCATGTCACCGTACCATCGATGTCGATGCCGAATCGAAGATTTCTCATTCGACTTTCCCGCTCTCAATTAGAAGCTCTTCTTGGCGTTTCTTTTCGAAATATTCTTCCGCGAGTTTATCAATTTCGATTTTTAGTTCATCGACCATTGTTGCTTCGGGTACTTTACGAACCGTTTTCCCCTTCATGAAGAGCAGTCCTTCTCCACGTGCGCCAGCGATACCGATATCGGCTTCACGTGCTTCACCTGGGCCGTTAACTGCACAGCCAAGCACAGCTACTTTAAGTGGTGCTTTAATATGTGAGATATATTCTTCGACTTCGTTGGCAATTGAAATGAGGTCGATTTCGATACGACCACATGTTGGGCATGAAATAAGTGTTGCAGCGTTTGAAGACAAGCCGAATACTTTTA from Sporosarcina sp. FSL K6-1522 includes the following:
- a CDS encoding acyl-CoA dehydrogenase family protein, translated to MNFDLTEEQQMIKKMIREFADEVVAPGAIERDRTKEFPVEVFKQLADMGMMGLPFSEEYGGGGADTISFAIVTEELSRACASTGITYSAHISLGGAPLNLFGTEEQKQRYLTPICTGESFGAFGLTEPNAGSDAGGTQTTAKEDGEDFVINGSKVYITNASYAKHLALTAITGNENGKKEISAIIVPTDAKGFTVIDNYEKMGLNASNTTELVLENVRVPQENLLGKRGNGFRQFLVTLDGGRIGIGAMAVGIAQAAFDRALRYSKERKQFGKALSEFQITQFKLADMAMKIELARNMVHKAAWLKDQGRTFSKEASMCKLYASEIAMEVANEAIQIHGGYGYMKEYEVERYMRDAKLLEIGEGTSEVQRMVIARLIGC
- the cccA gene encoding cytochrome c550, which encodes MGKNPVVPYLLIFALGIGLIFFMSLYGLDQKKEIASQNDDGKTEETTDSAEFDAEAVAQGKCIGCHGGDLSGGMGPGLVGTSLSKDDIKAIVKDGKGTMPAQGITDDAELDAMADYILSLK
- a CDS encoding tRNA (adenine(22)-N(1))-methyltransferase TrmK, whose protein sequence is MNTERLSNRLAAVAAFVEKGAIVADIGSDHAYLPCFLIHTGQVQHAVAGEVAKGPYDSAVRNVRREGLADAVTVRLADGLLAIEESDAVDTVTIAGMGGPLIATILENGKQRLTHVKRIITQPNIHAKAIREWAVHNDWKITDEQILQEDGKIYEIIVLEKGQATYDDVELLVGPLLSTEKSAVFLEKWERELSEWHRVLDSLEKAEKTEAIRIKSEQLKEQINLVGKVLAI
- a CDS encoding Nif3-like dinuclear metal center hexameric protein — encoded protein: MKKVNGHEIITLFEQWSPKRFAMEGDPVGLHIGQLNRAVENVLVTLDVNEEVIDEAIRKGATLVLAHHPPIFRPLKGIATDTPQGRMIEKCIKKDIAVYAAHTNLDVARGGVNDMLAAKLGLVDTEILESTYSEPLYKLSIFSPVTHAEAIRQALVQAGAGAIGEYTGCSFSSVGTGRFTPGADANPYIGESGTGEVVEEEKIEVVLPGSLRNQVLKAMLASHPYEEPAYDVVLLDQQADEYGLGRVGKLAEKTTLTAFAAYVKNVFGVPALRFVGHPDTPIRKVAVLGGDGNKYIGAAKRRGADVLVTGDLYYHVAHDAQAMGLAVIDPGHNIEKVMIHGVAEYMQGACTRAGYDVTFLESEIITEPFTFI
- a CDS encoding 4-hydroxy-3-methylbut-2-enyl diphosphate reductase encodes the protein MKVLKISPRGYCYGVVDAMIIARNAALDKTLPRPIYILGMIVHNKHVTDAFEEDGIITLDGKNRLEILEKVDTGTVIFTAHGVSPEVRELAKRKGLVSIDATCPDVTVTHDLIEEKTSEGYDIIYIGKKYHPEPEGAIGVAPTAVHLIETIEDVENLTIQNDKLLVTNQTTMSQWDVVHIMDALKLKYPHIEVHKEICLATQVRQEAVAEQAGQSDLLIVVGDPKSNNSNRLTQVSVEIADTPSYRISDVSELDVKWLEGVNTVSVTAGASTPTLIVREVIAFLEKFDPEDATTHLPERKFQLEKILPKIKNPTPVERIEPYTTS
- the vrrA gene encoding VrrA/YqfQ family protein produces the protein MRYQTFYPFAGQQAQPLPMGQQMSFAPPPQMGQGQANPFPNGPMMNEPASNQMPGQGMQQSPSRLEAYMQTANQFMNTAQQFAPIVQQFAPMVQNLPAMWRLYKGFQSLPAAGAGAAAAGAASTGASTVAQSASLGSSIPRIFQPPNL
- a CDS encoding DEAD/DEAH box helicase, producing the protein MSKYTDYQFKPFLREAIGRLGFENPTPIQKEMIPLILKGTNAIGQAHTGTGKSHSFLIPVLERIDAAVDELQAVITAPTRELATQLFNELTKMIEGTEIRASLLIGGTDKQRSIGKLKSNPQIVVGTPGRISDMAENGALAIHTASILVIDEADLAFDMGFIEDIDKFASKMPTGLEMYVFSATIPEKLKPFLTKYMESPVHVKIGERKPLTEGMHYALVPVRSMNKKKKLLHVMEAINPYLAIIFTNTRQNADNLADYLAENGIKAGRIHGDLTPRERTRMMKQVRDLEFQYIVATDLAARGIDIPGVSHVINFELPEDLEFFIHRVGRTARAGLEGTAITLYEPSEDDKIVRIEKLGIPFVHEDVKNGEWTEVKERHSRKNRVKEEDDIDRKATSFVRKPAKVKPGYKKKMAQEVERFKKRERRLNRKK
- a CDS encoding deoxyribonuclease IV; translated protein: MTNDQPLLLGSHVSMSGSKMLLGSSEEAASYGATTFMIYTGAPQNTRRKPIEELNIAAGQLHMEEHGQSNIVVHAPYIINIANTTKPETFELGVNFLQKEIERTAALGVNQIVLHPGAHVGAGADKGIAKIIEGLNEVLSQDYPVRIALETMAGKGTECGRNFEEIAAIIDGVTHNERLSVCFDTCHVHDAGYDIVGDFEGVLKEFDSIVGLDRISVIHVNDSKNERGAKKDRHENIGFGHIGFEPLSYIVHLDKFQSIPKILETPFVGADPKNKLAPYQIEIDMLKAKSFQPAKIDQLRG
- a CDS encoding metal ABC transporter ATP-binding protein, translated to MTNTIIQLDDVSFSYEQSLALDHISLQVREGEFWALIGPNGSGKSTLLNIILGLLTPTSGTVKLFGTEMASFKQRERIGYVSQKSNSFNSGFPATVLEVVRSGLTRTVGLFKSFSKQDEQRALEALKIVGMDRFAKQNIGELSGGQQQRVFIARALAGKPELLIMDEPTVGIDQQNVESFYSMLNTLNREHGIAIVIVTHEIDLVTDLATHVACLNRTIHFHGVQSAYKNMGDEEVSKWYGHPVRRVHQQAKEVEQ
- a CDS encoding metal ABC transporter permease, with protein sequence MISAILSYEFLQNAFLSGLIIGVIAPLLGLFIVVRRLALIADALSHVALAGIAGSLYLSQQVFFFAALNPVYLGIASAVGGSLLIEKLRGAYRHYEELAIPVILSAGIGIGAIFISLSKGFGSDLIGYLFGSVSAVSRQDLIIVSVIALIVILFIRLLYKELFTLSFDSEYAKVSGVNARYIQMAFMIITALVIGASMRIVGILLVSSLMTIPVAAAMQLAKSFRGAMIYSIIFGEVSVVIGLVSAFYLDIAPGGTIVVTSIIILLLVLAWKKLRGGHNAQVVKEGIV
- a CDS encoding Fur family transcriptional regulator → MTLDEAWRILQDNQFKRTKNRETILHFFSKNDRYLTALEVRNFMEDDNPGISFDTIYRNLSTFSELGILEETDLNGERHFRMQCEPGVHHHHFICTACGKTRSIPHCPMEMITVNLQDYEVEGHKFEIYGKCPRCVAN